From one Gimesia sp. genomic stretch:
- a CDS encoding sugar ABC transporter substrate-binding protein gives MNQFRKGTRLALAMTICGLLLSCAEPADKAAKSTGEKSENQKPKIALIMKSLANDFFSTMAKGAETHQQEHGDEYELVVNGIKDERDLSRQVALVEEMVASGVDAIVIAPADSKALVPALRRAREAGVVVINIDNKLDQEILEAEKIEIPFVGPDNKAGAKKVGDFLAKQLKAGDEVIVLEGIRTSFNGTQRRLGFEEAMKDADIKIADSQSAQWEMSMANMLALSMLSEHPKVKAILAANDSMALGALAAVKNNGKAGDVLIVGFDNIAAVQQAIKDGQILATADQHGDQLAVYGIEYALNLLKDPQAKLEDRETPVDLVTAEVLK, from the coding sequence ATGAATCAGTTCAGGAAAGGGACCAGGCTGGCCCTGGCGATGACAATCTGTGGTCTGTTGCTGAGTTGTGCAGAGCCGGCGGATAAAGCAGCAAAATCGACGGGGGAGAAATCAGAGAATCAGAAGCCAAAGATTGCGTTGATTATGAAATCGCTGGCGAATGATTTCTTCTCGACGATGGCCAAAGGGGCCGAGACGCATCAGCAGGAGCATGGCGACGAATACGAGTTGGTCGTGAATGGTATCAAGGATGAACGCGATCTGAGTCGCCAGGTGGCGCTGGTCGAAGAGATGGTCGCCAGCGGCGTGGATGCGATTGTGATTGCCCCCGCGGATTCGAAAGCACTGGTGCCGGCGCTGAGAAGGGCCCGTGAAGCGGGCGTGGTCGTGATCAACATCGACAACAAGCTGGATCAGGAAATTCTGGAAGCGGAGAAGATCGAGATTCCGTTTGTTGGTCCCGATAACAAAGCGGGGGCGAAAAAGGTGGGCGACTTCCTGGCCAAACAGCTGAAAGCCGGGGATGAGGTGATTGTGCTGGAGGGGATTCGGACTTCGTTCAACGGGACACAGCGGCGGCTCGGTTTTGAAGAGGCGATGAAGGACGCAGATATCAAGATTGCGGACAGCCAGTCGGCCCAGTGGGAAATGAGCATGGCGAATATGCTGGCGCTGTCGATGCTGAGCGAACATCCTAAGGTCAAGGCGATCCTGGCGGCGAATGACAGCATGGCACTGGGAGCCCTGGCGGCGGTGAAGAACAATGGCAAAGCGGGAGATGTGCTGATTGTCGGCTTTGATAATATTGCTGCGGTACAGCAGGCGATTAAGGATGGACAGATTCTGGCGACCGCGGATCAGCATGGCGATCAACTGGCCGTGTATGGCATCGAGTATGCCCTGAACCTGCTCAAGGATCCGCAGGCGAAACTGGAAGACCGAGAGACGCCCGTCGATCTGGTGACGGCTGAGGTTCTGAAATGA
- the rbsK gene encoding ribokinase, producing the protein MSETRRARIAVLGSINMDLMIRSAKLPLPGETVIADAKVENPGGKGANQAVAAARMGAEVTMIGCVGDDSFAEELLQNLEAEDVQTQLVSRKRETTSGVAVVMVETSGENAILVVPGANGLVGPEELEQARQVICDSDVLLMQLEVPVETVIAAAAIAREAGVPVILDPAPAPAHFPAELLDVDLICPNQSEAAALLGQSVGSVEEAAALVSELAQLGPRRVMITLADQGAVLFDGECVETVAAFKVDAVDSTAAGDAFAAGLAVRLAEQADLKEAVRFASAAGALAASGAGAQSAMPTREQIETLLTK; encoded by the coding sequence ATGAGCGAGACACGACGTGCCCGCATCGCCGTGCTGGGGTCGATCAACATGGATCTGATGATCCGGTCGGCGAAGTTACCCCTGCCGGGCGAGACGGTGATCGCCGATGCGAAAGTCGAGAACCCCGGAGGTAAGGGAGCCAACCAGGCTGTCGCCGCAGCGCGGATGGGAGCGGAAGTGACCATGATCGGCTGCGTGGGTGATGACAGTTTCGCAGAGGAACTGTTGCAGAACCTGGAAGCCGAAGACGTGCAGACGCAACTCGTCTCACGCAAGCGAGAGACCACGAGCGGCGTCGCGGTGGTGATGGTGGAGACGAGCGGCGAAAACGCGATTCTGGTGGTCCCCGGTGCCAACGGTCTGGTGGGACCGGAGGAACTGGAACAGGCGCGGCAGGTGATCTGTGACAGTGATGTACTGCTGATGCAGCTCGAGGTCCCGGTGGAGACGGTGATTGCGGCAGCGGCGATTGCGCGGGAGGCGGGGGTACCCGTGATCCTGGATCCGGCCCCTGCCCCGGCTCACTTCCCGGCGGAACTGCTGGACGTGGATCTGATCTGTCCGAATCAGTCGGAGGCGGCGGCACTGCTGGGGCAATCTGTCGGTTCGGTGGAGGAGGCGGCGGCCCTCGTTTCTGAACTGGCACAGCTGGGGCCGCGACGGGTGATGATTACGCTGGCCGATCAGGGGGCGGTGCTCTTCGATGGCGAGTGCGTGGAAACGGTAGCTGCATTTAAAGTCGATGCGGTCGACTCGACGGCCGCTGGGGATGCGTTTGCGGCGGGACTGGCAGTCCGACTGGCGGAACAGGCCGATTTAAAGGAAGCCGTCCGGTTTGCTTCGGCGGCGGGGGCCCTGGCGGCATCCGGGGCGGGCGCCCAGTCAGCGATGCCGACGCGGGAACAGATTGAAACACTTTTAACCAAATAA
- a CDS encoding nucleoside hydrolase — protein sequence MKRFPQMLALMAAVLSLVCAVPLNRITAAEPERPVPLIFDTDIGNDVDDVLALGMIHALEARGDCKLLAVTITKDNPLAASFTDAVNTFYGKGDVPIGVCQSGVTPQPGKFNVLAEKKDNGKLRYPHDLTDPKQAPSAVTVLRKALAGAKDHSVVIAQVGFSTNLANLLKSPADDICPLTGEQLVKQKVKLLSVMAGAFEKIPHKGKMVDHREYNVVKDIPAAQKLAQDWPTPIVWSGFEIGLSVPYPHESILEDYNYVDHHPLAEAYILYIPPPHDRPTWDLTSVLYGVFPHRGYFDLSDAGTVTVEKDGLTTFEKTADGKHRYLKLNDVQRARLIEALVQLSSQPPQK from the coding sequence ATGAAACGATTCCCTCAGATGCTCGCCCTGATGGCAGCGGTGCTCAGCCTGGTCTGTGCAGTACCGCTGAACCGGATTACTGCTGCTGAACCGGAACGCCCGGTGCCGCTGATCTTTGACACGGATATCGGAAACGATGTAGACGATGTCCTCGCGTTAGGCATGATTCACGCGCTGGAAGCCCGTGGCGACTGCAAGCTGCTGGCGGTGACCATTACGAAAGACAATCCGCTGGCGGCGTCTTTCACCGATGCCGTGAATACGTTTTATGGTAAGGGAGATGTGCCGATCGGAGTCTGTCAGAGTGGCGTGACTCCCCAGCCGGGCAAGTTTAACGTGCTGGCGGAAAAGAAAGACAACGGAAAACTGCGGTATCCACACGATCTGACGGATCCAAAACAGGCGCCTTCAGCCGTGACCGTGTTGCGGAAGGCACTGGCGGGAGCGAAAGATCATTCAGTGGTGATCGCGCAGGTCGGGTTCTCGACGAACCTGGCGAATCTGCTCAAGTCGCCCGCGGATGACATCTGTCCGCTGACCGGAGAGCAACTGGTAAAACAGAAAGTGAAACTGCTGTCGGTGATGGCGGGGGCGTTTGAGAAGATTCCACACAAGGGGAAGATGGTCGATCATCGGGAATACAACGTGGTGAAAGACATCCCGGCGGCGCAGAAGCTGGCGCAAGACTGGCCGACGCCGATTGTCTGGAGCGGCTTTGAGATTGGTCTCTCAGTCCCCTACCCGCACGAGAGCATCCTGGAAGATTATAACTATGTAGATCATCATCCACTGGCGGAGGCTTATATTCTGTACATTCCACCGCCGCACGATCGTCCTACCTGGGACCTGACCAGCGTGCTGTATGGTGTCTTTCCGCATCGAGGGTATTTCGATCTGTCTGATGCCGGCACCGTGACCGTTGAGAAGGATGGTCTGACGACCTTTGAAAAAACAGCGGACGGCAAGCATCGCTATCTGAAACTGAATGATGTGCAGCGGGCCCGCCTGATTGAAGCACTCGTGCAACTTTCCAGTCAGCCTCCTCAGAAGTAA
- a CDS encoding LacI family DNA-binding transcriptional regulator, with product MSKSANKSITLKEVAAAAGVSVSTASRALSGKAEAYRISSATEQSVRKAAEKLQFSPSLLARSLRSQQTKLLGVVLPNVANPFFAAIAREITLAAEEEGYSVLLTDSQENSETEARLVDQLQARQIEGLVVCPVGIENRHLKSLAKQKLPLVLVDRGFDDPALVSVTSDHRAGAREGMQQLLEAGHKTIGVLQGLPETLPNRERLAGVQAALEDQGLKYDPSLIAGHNFDEASGYAAAKILLTERPEITALFAFSNQNALGALRAASELGRAIPGDLSLIAFDDHPFAAYLAAPLSSVSQDVNQLGRVAARLLLEQIRTGKPPEQKHYQIPVQLIQRASIQPPA from the coding sequence ATGAGCAAGTCTGCAAACAAATCGATTACGTTGAAAGAAGTCGCTGCCGCTGCTGGAGTGAGTGTTTCGACGGCTTCACGCGCCCTCTCCGGTAAGGCGGAAGCGTATCGCATCAGCAGTGCGACCGAGCAGTCGGTGCGGAAAGCTGCTGAAAAGCTGCAGTTCTCCCCCAGCCTGCTGGCGCGATCGTTACGTTCTCAGCAGACCAAACTTCTGGGCGTGGTGCTGCCTAATGTGGCGAACCCTTTCTTTGCGGCGATTGCGCGGGAGATCACCCTGGCGGCGGAGGAAGAGGGATATTCGGTGCTGTTGACGGACAGCCAGGAGAATAGTGAGACCGAGGCCCGGCTGGTGGACCAGCTACAGGCCCGTCAGATTGAAGGGCTGGTGGTCTGCCCGGTGGGGATCGAAAACCGCCATTTGAAATCGCTGGCAAAACAGAAACTACCCCTGGTGCTGGTCGATCGTGGTTTTGACGATCCCGCGCTGGTGAGTGTGACATCCGATCATCGGGCAGGAGCCCGGGAGGGGATGCAGCAGCTCCTGGAGGCGGGGCACAAGACAATCGGCGTGTTACAGGGATTGCCCGAGACTCTGCCCAACCGGGAACGACTGGCGGGCGTGCAGGCCGCTTTGGAGGATCAGGGATTGAAGTATGATCCGAGCCTGATCGCCGGTCACAATTTTGATGAAGCCTCCGGATATGCAGCCGCGAAAATACTGCTCACGGAACGTCCCGAGATCACCGCGCTGTTTGCTTTCAGTAACCAGAATGCACTGGGCGCACTGCGGGCGGCCAGCGAACTGGGACGCGCCATTCCCGGTGATCTGTCGTTGATCGCATTCGACGATCACCCGTTCGCCGCTTATCTGGCTGCACCGCTCTCTTCGGTCAGCCAGGATGTGAACCAGCTGGGACGCGTGGCGGCCCGCTTACTGCTGGAACAGATCCGGACCGGCAAACCACCCGAACAGAAACATTATCAGATTCCTGTCCAGCTCATTCAGCGGGCTTCGATACAGCCGCCCGCCTGA
- a CDS encoding glycoside hydrolase family 71/99-like protein, protein MFLLSQISAQAEQPVCVHYMPWYASKPVSGQWGWHWTMGHFNPDKLAGKGIREAATHDPPVIGLYDSNDPDVLECQVLLMKLAGIEGVIIDWYGITDFRDYGMVHRNTQHLIKFVKRAGLKFAICYEDQTLKHLVDGKQIPASQVMAQGKSVMGWLGEHWFDDDAYLRVDGKPLLLVFGPQYLNQSQWKELRGGLKHSPLICGLPHLVQPAGLDGLFAWPPVSGGKTVTPEMWRKRLTEYYARAPQETVISVAFPGFHDIYQQAGLHESYGAIDARYGKTLQETLQLAAESKTPLIQVATWNDYGEGTVVEPQLKGGYRNLEIIRSFVGARSPRKVSGTARDLRLPVLWYRLKKQYAGEQTVTVKLDEAVSLLLAGDIEPARRILEEFPLDE, encoded by the coding sequence GTGTTTCTGCTGTCTCAGATTTCTGCACAGGCTGAGCAACCGGTCTGCGTGCATTACATGCCCTGGTATGCGTCAAAGCCGGTCAGCGGCCAATGGGGCTGGCACTGGACGATGGGGCATTTCAATCCGGACAAGCTGGCAGGAAAAGGGATCAGAGAAGCGGCCACGCATGATCCCCCTGTCATCGGACTGTATGATTCGAATGATCCCGATGTGCTGGAGTGTCAGGTCTTGCTCATGAAGCTGGCAGGGATCGAGGGTGTGATCATCGACTGGTACGGGATCACGGATTTTCGCGATTATGGAATGGTGCACCGTAACACGCAGCACCTGATCAAATTTGTGAAACGGGCCGGGTTGAAGTTCGCGATCTGCTACGAAGACCAGACACTCAAACATCTGGTGGACGGAAAACAGATTCCCGCCTCTCAGGTGATGGCTCAGGGGAAATCCGTGATGGGCTGGCTGGGCGAGCACTGGTTTGACGACGACGCTTATCTACGGGTTGACGGCAAGCCTTTGCTGCTGGTTTTCGGTCCTCAGTATTTAAATCAATCACAGTGGAAAGAATTGAGAGGCGGCTTGAAGCATTCGCCGCTGATCTGTGGATTGCCGCATCTGGTTCAACCCGCCGGTCTGGATGGACTCTTTGCCTGGCCCCCCGTTTCCGGCGGGAAAACGGTCACGCCGGAAATGTGGCGGAAACGGCTCACTGAGTACTACGCACGAGCGCCACAGGAGACGGTTATATCAGTTGCCTTTCCCGGCTTTCACGACATCTATCAGCAGGCGGGCCTGCATGAGAGCTATGGGGCAATCGACGCCCGGTATGGAAAGACCTTACAGGAAACGTTGCAGCTGGCAGCCGAGAGCAAGACGCCGCTGATTCAGGTCGCGACCTGGAACGATTATGGCGAAGGAACCGTGGTGGAACCACAGCTAAAAGGGGGCTATCGGAATCTGGAGATCATCCGCTCGTTTGTTGGTGCCAGGTCTCCCCGGAAGGTGTCAGGGACGGCCCGCGATTTACGGCTGCCGGTGTTGTGGTATCGACTCAAGAAACAGTATGCGGGTGAGCAGACCGTGACGGTAAAGCTGGATGAAGCCGTCTCACTGCTCCTGGCGGGAGACATAGAGCCGGCCCGTCGGATTCTGGAAGAGTTTCCGTTGGATGAGTGA
- a CDS encoding PQQ-binding-like beta-propeller repeat protein, whose product MLSLRNQCLLLALQVLCFTGINGMRPAQAEDWPQFRGPNCSGVSTEKHKLPAEFDDQKNVIWSAELGDGIGCPVVAGGRVFTSGMVDKEKVGLYAFDAETGKKLWERTWKTGELLEIHKTNSFAATTPAADDERVYFYFSTLGMLAVDAETGADVWKQELPVPYFVFKWGAGMSPTLYKDLVLFCQDDDLAPAFYAFDKKTGKIVWKDDRSDQAVNYSHPVICETDKGDEIVVAGTGKLIGYDPQTGKRLWSAQTLLRNIKTTPVSRDGIIYVSLQSGGIANQWLASIDRWETGNSDGKVTKEEIQAFVGKTKVPEAFYKKTFDRGDLNKDGALEGEELDIAFLPPGNEAGAKFGEEPAQEFVLAVKGGGRGDVTKSHLLWKHKTKYTDHIVSPLVTENRMFLVKGGGISTCYEIDKGKKVWGPKRIQNECEYFASPIYGDGKIYVAGENGKIVVLEDGPEQKIIAKNDMGDSILGTPAIADGRLFIRTRKHLYSIGLK is encoded by the coding sequence ATGCTTTCGTTACGGAATCAATGTTTGTTGCTGGCTTTACAGGTTCTATGTTTCACCGGGATCAACGGGATGCGTCCTGCCCAGGCGGAGGACTGGCCTCAGTTCCGCGGCCCGAACTGCTCTGGGGTTTCCACTGAGAAACATAAACTGCCGGCTGAGTTCGACGATCAGAAAAATGTGATCTGGTCTGCAGAACTGGGCGACGGCATCGGCTGTCCGGTGGTTGCGGGCGGACGCGTATTTACTTCGGGAATGGTCGACAAGGAGAAGGTCGGCCTGTACGCCTTTGACGCCGAGACCGGTAAGAAACTGTGGGAGCGGACCTGGAAAACGGGCGAGCTTTTAGAGATTCACAAAACCAACAGCTTCGCTGCCACGACTCCGGCTGCCGATGACGAGCGGGTTTACTTCTACTTCAGCACACTGGGGATGCTGGCCGTCGATGCGGAAACGGGGGCGGATGTCTGGAAACAGGAACTGCCGGTCCCCTACTTCGTATTCAAATGGGGCGCGGGGATGTCCCCGACTCTGTATAAGGACCTGGTGCTGTTCTGTCAGGACGATGACCTGGCGCCGGCATTTTATGCCTTCGATAAAAAGACCGGCAAGATTGTCTGGAAAGATGACCGCAGCGACCAGGCCGTGAATTATTCGCATCCGGTGATCTGTGAAACGGATAAAGGGGATGAGATCGTGGTGGCCGGTACCGGGAAACTGATCGGCTACGATCCGCAGACCGGCAAGCGACTGTGGAGTGCGCAAACGCTGTTGCGAAATATCAAAACCACGCCGGTCAGCCGGGACGGGATCATCTATGTCTCATTGCAGAGTGGCGGGATTGCCAATCAGTGGCTGGCTTCGATCGACCGCTGGGAGACCGGTAACAGCGATGGTAAGGTGACCAAGGAAGAGATCCAGGCGTTTGTGGGTAAGACCAAAGTACCCGAGGCGTTCTACAAGAAGACCTTCGACCGGGGCGATCTGAATAAAGACGGTGCGCTGGAAGGGGAAGAGCTGGACATCGCGTTTCTGCCTCCCGGTAACGAGGCAGGTGCCAAGTTTGGTGAAGAACCAGCCCAGGAGTTCGTACTGGCCGTCAAAGGGGGCGGACGCGGCGACGTAACGAAATCGCATCTGCTCTGGAAGCATAAGACCAAGTACACCGACCATATCGTCTCGCCGCTGGTGACAGAGAACCGGATGTTCCTGGTCAAAGGGGGCGGGATTTCGACCTGTTATGAAATCGACAAAGGCAAGAAGGTCTGGGGCCCGAAACGGATTCAGAACGAATGCGAATACTTCGCCTCTCCGATTTATGGCGACGGGAAGATTTACGTCGCTGGCGAGAACGGAAAGATCGTGGTGCTGGAAGACGGTCCCGAGCAGAAGATCATCGCCAAGAACGACATGGGGGATTCGATTCTGGGGACCCCGGCGATCGCTGACGGGCGGTTGTTTATTCGGACCCGCAAGCATCTGTATTCTATAGGATTGAAATAA
- a CDS encoding DUF1501 domain-containing protein → MFSILNQPQRAAGKMSRRDVLTTGGAGLLGLSLPKMLQAEQQQVDNPFQGGRAKSVIFLFLFGGPSQLETFDMKPEAPSEIRGPFQPIDCRTPGLLISEHLPRLANVSDKFSVVRSMTHTFNDHSGGGHYIQTGQRWHLPIGGGFDATPKDWPSMGSVVEYLTQHTPGGLERDLPNYTVLPNRLGRLQAGGRYIRPGEYAGWLGRAYNPLSTTVDSRDSTDNPYWRDCTDKELSYQIEGLAPEVPLSTIQRRIDLLKHFDLMKRNFDKEDAQIFDRFRQRALALLTSDNTRNALDIKQEPDALRDQYGRHLFGQSCLMARRLVESGVRFVTVHYDCVDGYSWDSHRNSDDVKQNLLPTFDQGCATLLADLEQRGMLDETLVVALGEMGRTPKPNKSWGRGHWSQLFPALLAGAGIQGGATYGSSDRQATKPIEHPTTPEDLAATIYWALGIDPGLMLPDSLERPIPINDGGEPLKQLFA, encoded by the coding sequence ATGTTCTCGATTCTGAATCAGCCCCAGCGCGCCGCGGGAAAGATGTCCCGTCGCGATGTCCTCACCACCGGCGGAGCAGGGCTCCTCGGTCTCTCGCTCCCGAAAATGCTGCAGGCGGAACAGCAGCAGGTCGACAACCCGTTTCAGGGTGGTCGCGCGAAATCTGTCATCTTCCTGTTCCTCTTCGGCGGCCCGAGTCAGCTCGAAACCTTCGACATGAAGCCGGAAGCACCCAGCGAAATCCGCGGTCCGTTCCAGCCCATCGACTGTCGTACTCCGGGACTGCTCATCAGCGAACATCTGCCGCGACTGGCGAATGTCTCCGATAAATTCTCCGTCGTCCGCAGCATGACGCACACCTTCAACGATCACAGTGGCGGCGGACATTACATTCAGACGGGACAACGCTGGCACCTTCCCATCGGCGGTGGTTTCGATGCGACTCCCAAAGACTGGCCTTCAATGGGATCGGTCGTCGAATACCTGACCCAGCACACACCCGGCGGACTCGAACGCGATCTCCCCAACTACACCGTGCTCCCCAATCGACTCGGTCGCCTGCAGGCCGGCGGTCGCTATATCCGCCCCGGCGAATACGCGGGCTGGCTGGGACGCGCCTACAATCCGCTCTCCACCACCGTGGACAGCCGCGACTCGACTGACAATCCCTACTGGCGCGACTGCACCGATAAAGAACTCAGTTACCAGATTGAGGGGCTCGCCCCTGAAGTCCCCCTGTCGACGATTCAGCGTCGCATCGATCTGCTCAAGCACTTCGATCTGATGAAACGCAACTTCGACAAGGAGGACGCGCAGATCTTCGACCGCTTTCGACAACGGGCGCTCGCCCTTTTGACTTCCGACAACACCCGTAACGCTCTCGACATCAAGCAGGAACCGGATGCCCTCCGCGATCAATACGGGCGGCACCTCTTCGGCCAGTCCTGTCTGATGGCCCGCCGCCTCGTCGAATCGGGTGTGCGTTTCGTCACCGTGCATTATGACTGTGTGGACGGCTACAGCTGGGACTCGCATCGCAACAGTGACGATGTTAAACAGAACCTGCTGCCGACCTTCGACCAGGGCTGCGCCACACTGCTGGCCGACCTGGAACAGCGGGGCATGCTCGACGAAACTCTCGTCGTCGCCCTGGGTGAAATGGGCCGCACTCCCAAACCAAACAAGAGCTGGGGCCGCGGCCACTGGAGTCAGCTCTTCCCGGCACTACTCGCCGGAGCAGGCATCCAGGGAGGCGCTACTTACGGCAGTTCCGACCGCCAGGCCACCAAACCGATTGAGCACCCCACCACTCCCGAAGACCTCGCCGCCACCATCTACTGGGCGCTGGGGATCGACCCGGGCCTGATGCTCCCCGACTCCCTCGAACGCCCCATCCCCATCAACGACGGCGGCGAACCACTCAAACAGCTCTTTGCTTGA
- a CDS encoding FG-GAP-like repeat-containing protein: MLRSALITACLFSTSLCFAADETPQFKSQTIDDTVEIGYGTAIDDVNGDGKPDILLADKKEFVWYENPTWQRHVIAENLTERDNVCIAARDIDGDGKVEIAVGGQWNPGDTLNSGAVFYLVPPADRSQLWEPVKLPHQPVVHRMRWVKLDDQKFALVVSPLHGKGNKRGEGAGVKLIAYEKPDNPQDEWQQTVIEDTMHVTHNLDPAQWIPSTPAEEILYAGREGAMLLTYQNGKWSTQKFPLIEGSGEIRMGRLAHDSQFIATIEPLHGDRLVLYQSAASNKGIDQRQVLDDNIQAGHAVATADLFGDSRQEIVAGWRTPNKDQKVGVKVYWATDASGKTWESAWIDNNGMACEDLRLGDLNGDGKIDIVAAGRNSHNLKIYWNESK; the protein is encoded by the coding sequence ATGTTGCGCTCAGCCTTGATCACCGCCTGCCTGTTCTCGACCTCCCTCTGTTTCGCCGCAGATGAGACGCCGCAATTCAAATCGCAGACCATCGACGATACCGTCGAGATCGGCTACGGCACCGCCATCGACGACGTCAACGGAGATGGAAAACCAGACATCCTGCTGGCCGACAAAAAAGAATTCGTCTGGTACGAAAACCCAACCTGGCAGCGACACGTCATCGCCGAGAACCTGACCGAACGCGACAATGTCTGCATCGCCGCCCGCGATATTGATGGCGACGGAAAAGTCGAAATCGCCGTCGGCGGGCAATGGAATCCCGGCGACACCCTGAATTCCGGCGCGGTCTTCTATCTCGTTCCCCCCGCCGACCGCAGCCAACTCTGGGAACCGGTGAAGCTCCCCCACCAGCCGGTCGTACATCGCATGCGCTGGGTCAAACTGGACGATCAGAAGTTCGCACTCGTCGTTTCCCCTCTGCACGGAAAAGGCAACAAGCGGGGCGAAGGGGCCGGCGTCAAACTCATCGCTTACGAAAAGCCGGACAACCCTCAGGACGAGTGGCAGCAGACCGTCATCGAAGACACGATGCACGTCACTCACAATCTCGATCCTGCCCAGTGGATCCCATCCACACCGGCCGAAGAAATTCTCTACGCCGGCCGCGAAGGGGCCATGCTGCTCACCTACCAGAACGGCAAATGGTCCACGCAGAAATTTCCCCTCATTGAAGGGAGCGGAGAAATCCGCATGGGCCGCCTGGCTCACGACAGTCAGTTCATCGCCACCATCGAACCCCTGCACGGTGATCGTCTGGTACTCTACCAGTCAGCTGCCTCGAACAAGGGAATCGACCAGCGTCAGGTTCTGGACGACAACATTCAAGCCGGCCACGCGGTCGCCACGGCAGACCTGTTCGGTGATTCGCGACAGGAAATCGTCGCAGGCTGGCGCACGCCCAACAAAGATCAGAAGGTGGGCGTCAAAGTCTACTGGGCCACCGACGCTTCAGGAAAAACGTGGGAGTCAGCCTGGATCGACAACAACGGCATGGCCTGTGAAGACCTGCGTCTGGGCGACCTGAACGGCGACGGCAAAATTGACATCGTCGCCGCCGGTCGCAATTCCCATAATCTGAAGATCTACTGGAACGAATCGAAGTAG
- a CDS encoding SDR family oxidoreductase translates to MNDNYVALITGSATGVGRACALRLAEEGFDIVVNYSQSQAEAEETKTLVEELGVQALLIQCDVSDDAGVKKMVGEVEEKWGRLDVLVNNAGTTEFIEHTDLDAVTEEIWDRLLGVNLKGPFFCIRAAAKLLRESDIGAAVNVSSTAGVDGRGSSVPYCASKGALNTMTKSLARALGPEIRVNSVCPGPIDSRWLKRVMTDEQLAEMTSEYPIPRPALPEDIADTVVYLALGTSLSTGQLLVVDGGRTM, encoded by the coding sequence ATGAATGATAATTACGTAGCCCTGATTACCGGTTCTGCCACAGGCGTGGGTCGGGCCTGTGCCTTGCGGCTGGCCGAAGAGGGCTTTGACATTGTCGTCAACTATTCGCAGAGCCAGGCAGAAGCCGAGGAAACCAAAACGCTGGTGGAAGAACTGGGTGTGCAGGCGCTGTTGATTCAGTGCGATGTCAGCGATGATGCCGGCGTCAAGAAGATGGTGGGCGAGGTTGAAGAGAAATGGGGGCGACTGGATGTGCTCGTGAATAATGCGGGGACTACCGAATTCATCGAACACACCGACCTGGACGCGGTAACCGAGGAGATCTGGGATCGCCTGCTGGGCGTGAATCTGAAGGGGCCCTTCTTCTGTATCCGTGCCGCCGCGAAGCTGTTGCGCGAGAGTGATATTGGCGCGGCGGTGAACGTGAGTTCGACGGCAGGCGTTGATGGACGCGGTTCGAGTGTGCCTTACTGTGCGAGTAAGGGAGCGCTGAATACGATGACGAAATCGCTGGCCCGCGCCCTGGGCCCCGAGATTCGCGTGAACTCTGTCTGCCCCGGTCCGATCGACAGCCGCTGGCTGAAGCGGGTGATGACCGATGAGCAGCTGGCGGAGATGACCTCCGAGTACCCGATTCCCCGCCCTGCCCTGCCGGAAGACATCGCGGATACTGTGGTCTATCTTGCGCTGGGAACATCACTCTCCACCGGACAGCTGCTGGTCGTCGATGGCGGCAGGACGATGTAG